One Actinomycetota bacterium genomic window, CAGGAGGAGGAAGGTTCCGATGAGCCCGATCCCCGGCGCCCACATCCCGGCGGTGAGCGCGGCGACCACGTCAGCGGCCGGGAGCGAACCCGGGGCCTCGACCAGGCCGTGCGACACGTAGCCCTCGGCCAGGGCTCCGGTCAGCTCCCAGACCAGGCCGATCGCGAGCAGGATCCAGCCGATCGGGTTGTCGGGGTGGCGCGACGCGATCAGGAGCCCGACGACCGCGAACGACAGCATCGAGAGCCAGAACAGGACGTCGTCGGAGACCGTGGTCCAGGCGACGGGGCCCCCGGCCGCCCTCGAGAGGACGGTCAGGACGACCCCGCCGACGAAGCACAGGACGACGAAGGCGAAGACGAACCTGGCCGGCGCCGCTGTCCGGTCGCTCACCGTCCCATGGTCCCAGGCCCGCGCCAGCGGAGGCCAGGGACGGCCGGGCTCAGACGTCCTTCTCGATCGGGACCCCGACGAGCGAGCCCCACTCGGTCCAGGAACCGTCGTAGTTGCGAACGCGCGGCACCCCGAGCAGCTCGTGCAGGACGAACCAGGTGTGGGCGGACCGCTCCCCGATCCGGCAATAGGCGATCGTCTCCTTCGACGTGTCCACGCCCTCCTGCTGGTAGAGCTCGCGCAGCTCGTCGGCGGAACGGAACGTGCCGTCGTCCTCCCGTACCGTCTTCGACCATGGGATGTTCTTCGCGGTCGGGATGTGGCCGGGCTTCTGGGCCGACTCCTGCGGGAGGTGGGGCGGCGCGAGCAACTCGCCCGCGAACTCCTGCGGCGACCTGACGTCCACCAGGTTCTCGCTCCCTATCGCCTGCAGCACCTGGTCGCGGAACGCGCGGATCTCGTCGTTCGGCTTCCCGGGCGTGTACGTCTTCTTCGGGCGGTCCGGGCGCTCGGCGGTCAGGGGCCGCCCGTCCAGCTCCCACTTCTTGCGGCCTCCGTCCATCAGCTTCACGTTCTCGTGGCCGTAGTAACGCAGGTACCAGTAGGCGTAGGCGGC contains:
- a CDS encoding sulfurtransferase, with product MADYARPDVLVDADWVEKHATDDGVAVIEVDEDTDAYERGHVPGAIALNWRTDLQDPIRRDFVSAEDLATLLGENGIDNDTTIVLYGGNNNWFAAYAYWYLRYYGHENVKLMDGGRKKWELDGRPLTAERPDRPKKTYTPGKPNDEIRAFRDQVLQAIGSENLVDVRSPQEFAGELLAPPHLPQESAQKPGHIPTAKNIPWSKTVREDDGTFRSADELRELYQQEGVDTSKETIAYCRIGERSAHTWFVLHELLGVPRVRNYDGSWTEWGSLVGVPIEKDV